The Polyangium aurulentum genomic interval GCCGCCGTTTATCTCGGGCGCGGCGAGTACGTGCCCCTCGCATGCAGCAGCGCGGGGCGGAGCGGGCGCGGCGGGGCCTGATCGCTTCAGGCAGGCGCGATGAACGACGAGATGCCGATGAAATTGCCGCAAGTATCGTCGAATGAGGCAAACATGACGGGCCCCATCGGCGTCGGCTTCTGACGGAACGCGACCCCGAGCTGCGTCAGCCTCTCGTACTCTTTTTGGCAATCATCCACGGCGAACACCGTCGCCGGAATCCCTGCCTCGAAGAGGGCCTTCTGGTACACCTTGGACGGAGGGAATCCCATGGGCTCGAGGAGCAGCTCGATATCGGCCGGCCCTTCGGGCGAGACGACGGTCAACCACCTGTGCTCCCCTGCCGGCATGTCGTGCTTTTTGATGAAGCCCAGCACATCCGTGTAAAACGCGAGGGCCTTGGCCTGATCGTCCACCATCACGCTCGTTAGATTGATCTTCATCTCGACCTCCGGGTGACTGCCACAGCACGCGGCGGAACTTTGCCACGACAGGGCGGCGCGTGGCCAGCGTCGTCGTGCCCGGGGCGGTCGGACGCGGGGGACATATCGCTCGATTGCAGGGACGTTGGGAGCCGATCGGGCTCGCCTGACCCCCGCCTGCCGTGCCATCCTCCACGAGGGAACCATGCCCTCCTCCTCGCGCGCCATTGTCATCGGCACCGGCACGGGCGGACTCGCCTCGGCGGCCTTCCTCGCCAAGGAGGGCTTCG includes:
- a CDS encoding VOC family protein, which gives rise to MKINLTSVMVDDQAKALAFYTDVLGFIKKHDMPAGEHRWLTVVSPEGPADIELLLEPMGFPPSKVYQKALFEAGIPATVFAVDDCQKEYERLTQLGVAFRQKPTPMGPVMFASFDDTCGNFIGISSFIAPA